Within the Mus caroli chromosome 10, CAROLI_EIJ_v1.1, whole genome shotgun sequence genome, the region GTTGGCATCTTTCAGTCTCTTTCCAATGGTCAGGTGGGTCCTGTCGTCCAGCAGGACCTCCCCTCGGAGCTGAGGCACGGCCTCAATGACGTCATCATATAACTGCTCCACAAGCTCTGTGGCTGCTGTCTCCTTGCTGCCTTTCTTAGGGGGAATGACACAGACTTGGTAAGGGGCAAGGAGGTGGGGCCAGCGGATGCAGTCTTCCTTAGAGAGAACTTCGATGGCCGCAGCCAGGATCCCAGTGACTCCCAGCCCTTAGCACCCCATTTCAGCCAGCAAAGATTCCCCGTGGGCATTGGTAAAGAGGGCATTGAAAATGGTAGAGTACTTGGTACCAAGGTAGAATGTGTGCCCCACCTCAATGCCTTTGGTTTCTGTCAGTGGACCCTGGCAGTCAGGGCAGATTTTTTGTGACAAGTCCAGTATCTCTGTGTTGGCTGAGAAGTGGCAGCTGGGACAGACCACAAGGCGGTCCTCTCCTATGTCCACTGGTAGCTGGAATTCATGGGACATCGTGCCCCCGATGCTGCCCACATCTGCCCTGGCCTTCATACATCACAACCCCAGCCTGTCGAACAGCCTACAGTAAGCATCACACACCAGGCCGTAGGCTTCCTGAGCAGCCTCAGAGGAGGAATCAAAGGTATACATGTCCTTCATATAGAATTCCCGACCACGGAGAAGACCAAACCGGGGCCTGGGCTCATCCCGAAACTTCCTTGTGACCTGGTACAACAACAACGGGAGCTGCTTGTAGGAAAGTTTCTTCTGGGAGGCAACCAGGGCTGTAACCGCTTCCTCATGAGTCGATCCCAAGCAGTACTCTTTGCTGTGCCTGTCTCTCAGTCTCAGCAGCTCCCTGCCCATCAGGGCCCAGCGGCTGGTGGCTCGCCACAGCTCAGCTGGGCTGAGGCTGGGCATGTTGATTTTCTGCCCGCCGATGGCCTGCATCTCCTGATCTATCACCCGCACAAGCTTCTCCAAGGCACGAATTGTATAAGGTATGAGGTGGTAACAGCCAGGGCTGGCTGGAAGAATCAGGCCCACTTGCAGCATCAGCCGCTGGCTCTTACAGGTCAGGTGGCTAGCTCTGCCCTTCAGAGAAAGCACCTGGTCTTCCCGAAGGTTTTGAGGCTGGAACATGCGGGATGATACCAAGTGCTGCCCTCTCCCCGGCGCACAATGGTAATACTTGTGGATGATGTATCTGGAGTGATGGAGGCTGCAGGCAGCCAAGGCAGACAGTGTTCTGCATCTTGTCAGCAGACCTTTCATGACACCTTGGCACCTGAGCCGGGCACTCGTCAGTCACGCGAAGCCagtctatttacatttcaaatgttatcccctttcctggtttgccctccGAACCCCTCCTATTCCTTCCCCCCTGTTCGCCAACTCACCCACTCtcaattcctggtcctggcattcttgTACACTAGCGAATTGagcttctcaggaccaagggcctctcctcccatcaatgaccaacaaggccatcggTCTCtcctctttgattggtagtttagtcctagggagatctgggagtactggttggttcatattgttgtgcctcctatggggctgaaaccccttcaactccttgggtcctttctctagtttctctattggggaccctgtgctcagaccaatggttggctgacagcatccatgtctgtatttgtcaggcactggcaaagactctcagggaacagctatatcaggcttctgtcagcaagcacttgttggcatacacaatagtgtctgggtttggtgactgtatatggaatggatccccaggtgacccagcaatactactcctgggcatataaccagaagatgctccaacatgtaataaggacacatgctccactatgttcatagcagccttatttataatagccagaagctggaaagaaaccagatatccctcaacagaggaatggacacagaaaatgtggtacatttacacaatggagtactactcagctattaaaaccaatgaatttatgaaattcttaggcaaatggatggatctggaggatatcatcttgagtgaggtaacccaatcacaaaagaagtggatattagcccagaagctcagaatacccaagatacaactcacagaccatatgaacctcaagaataaggaagaccaaagtgtggattctttggtCCTTCTCAgcagggggaacaaaacacccatgagaggagttacagatacaaagtgtggagcagaaactgaaggaaagggcattcaGAAACTGCTTTGTTTTGGGGGAGCTGAAGACAGTCTGTGCATTTGTGAGGTTAGTCCTGCAAATGGAAGGCTGACTCTGTGGGCTTGGTGGAATGTGCAGAATGTGTTTGATCAGTTTCCCCGCTTAGGGTTGAAGACAGGAGCACAGAAAGAATGTGGTCAACATCAGCTGAAAGTAACAGGAAAGTCCTGGGGGATAAATCTTAGCTTGGGCTTAGAGTCTACAGAATATCCATCCCCTTTTAAGtctttgaagttaaaaaaaaagactccttgTAATTTTCAGTGTATGAACAGTTCCCAGGATATCCTAGTATATCTGCAAGCACGAGCGAATCTGCTGTTATCCACCTTTCCCCATCACCTCCTAGAAGGAGACACTAGCTCCCAGCGTCATTAGGGAGTTCAGCATGGAAAGGAGGATAACTATGGTCTTAATGGCCTTATTGTATCCCTGACAACCAAGAGATGTTAGGGAAAAAAatggttctgaaaaaaaaatgaagaccagACAGCTTCACTTTCCATTGGAAAAATCTTTAGTATGAGACTATTTATAAATTTGATTGcctttattcttcctttcccaGGAATTCAAGAACTTCACAGGTGTTTCCTTCACAACATTGTCAGGGAATCCTCCATCTTGAAGCCAAGAGAATCTTAGAGTTGTAGCTTTTTAGTCTATGGGTagatcaccagcccagggttaCCTAGTGTGTGAGAAGGAAACCTGAGATAAAGCCAAGCCTGACCTAACGTGCTGGAAAATTACTAGAGCCTGTCTTCGTGAGACTTGTGTATAAATGCCAGTTGCTCTTACAGAAACCAAAGGCCAGGGTCATGGCTAGTGCTCTTCTTTCTGGAGAGTGTTTCGGTAGAGACCATTCTCTGTTGAACGTTGGAAGCATGAAGTTTTCACCAATCTCTTACCAGTCTGCTGTTGCATACTAGTCTTTAACTTGTTCTATGGCAGAATCCACTCCCTCCCCAGTGGACTGATCCTGCTTCACACATGGATCAGACTGGGGTTGCTTTCAGTTTCATACGAGATGATATGAATGGTGGAGTGACTAATATGTAGGATTGGACATTACCACATTAGACAGTACAACATAAAGGGTGTCTGTATGGCAAATGTGTATTCAGTGTGCTGTAGGTTTGTCAAGTGAATAAGGACTTGCAGAACAGAATTTtataaaggaagaaactgaaaatcaGAGCAAACTAACAGGTTTCCTGGCTATTATGATTTATTTAAGTCAAAGTCTTGTGTTGTATCTCTGTGACCCTGACACTCGCtagttttctcattttctttttcttttttctttttagtagatattttctttatttacatttcaaatgttatctgctttcctgttttctcctcccaaaactccctattcccttccccctccccctgctcacaaacccactcactcctgcttcctggccctggcattcccctacactggggcatagagccttcacaggaccaagggcctctcctcccactaatgaccaacaaggccatcctctgctgcatatgcggCTGGggccattggtccctccatgtgtactctttggctgctggtttagtccctgagagctctggggttactggttggttcatattgttgttcctcctatagggctgaaaaccccttcaggtctttgggttctttctctatttcctccattggggaccctgtgctcagaccaatgtttggctgagagcatccacctctatttatcaggcactggcagagcccctcaggggacagctttatcaggcttctgtcagcaagaacttgttggcatccacaagagtgtctgagtttggtgaatgtatatgggatggatccccggtggggcagtctctggatggcctttctttcactttctgttCCATACTTTTTATCTGTAACTTCTccgatgggtattttgttaccccttgtgagaaggactgaagaatccacactttgctctcccatcttcttgaacttcatgtggtctgtgaatagtatattccaagcttctaggccaatatccacttatcagtgaatgcataccatgtgtgttcttttgggactaggttacttcactcaggatgatattttctagttccatccatttgcctaagaatttcataaattcattgtttttaatagcagagtagaactccattgtataaatgtaccacattttctgtatctattcttttgttgagggacatctgggttctttccagcttctagctattacaaataaggctgctatgaatattgtggagcatgtatccttattacattttggagcatcttctgggtatatgcccaggagtggtattgctggatcctctggtagtacaattttctgaggaactgccagactgatttccagagtgtttttaccagcttgcaatcccaccaacaatggaggagtgttcctctttctccacatcctcgccagcatctgctgtcacctgagtatttgatcttagtcattctgactgctgtaatgtggaatctcagggttgtcttgatttgcatttccctgatgactaagaatgctgaacatttccttaggtgcttgtCAGccttcgatattcctcagttgagaatttttttttcgtactgtaccccacttttaataaggttatttggttctctggaatataacttcttgagttctttgtatatattgaatattaacccTCTTTCCGATGtggggttggtaaagatcttttcccagtctgttggttgcctttttatcctattgacagtttcctttcaCTTACagaaattttgtaattttatgatgtcctgtttgtcaattcttgatcttagagcataggctaatggtgttctgttcaggaattttcccttgtgcccatgtccttgaggctcttccccactttcttttctaatagtttcagtgtatctggttgtatgtggaggtccttgatccacttggacttgagctttgtacaaggaaataagaatggatcgatttgcattcttctatgtaCTAACTGCCAGGTGAgtcagcaccttttgttgaaaatgctgtcttttctatGCCggggtctggcaaacacagaagtggatgctcacagtcagctagtggatggatcacagggcccccaatggagagctggagaaagtacccaaggagctgaagggatccgcaaccctatgggtggaacaacattatgaactaaccaatacctcggagctcttgactctagctgcatatgtatcaaaagatggcgtagtcggccatcactggaaagagaggcccattggacatgcaaactttatatgccccagtacaggtgaactccagggccaaaaaactgggaatgggtgggtagggaagtgggggggggagggtatgggggacttttgggatagcattggaaatgtaattgaggaaaagatgtaataaaaaatattaaaaaaaaaagaaaatgctgtctttttttcactggatggttttagttcctttgtcaaagatcaagtgactataggtgcgtgggctcatttctgggtcttcaattctattccactgatctacctgacTGTACCAAtcactgtatcaataccatgcagtttttatcccaattgttctgtagtacctcttgaggtcaggcatggtgtttccaccagaggttcttttattattgagaatattttttgctattctagtttttttttttgttattctagatgaatttgcaaattgccctttctaactcagtgaagaattgagttggaattttgatggggattgcattgaatctgtagattgcttttgacaagatgatcatttttactacattaatcctgccaatccatgagcatgggagatctttccatcttctgagatcttggattttttcttcagagacttgaagttcttaccatacagatcttttacttatttagttAGAGTctcaccaaagtattttatattatttgtgactattgtgaaaggtgttgtttccctaatttctttctcagtctgtttattctctgtgtagagaaaggccactgacttgtttgagctaattttatgtccagctacttcattaaagctgtttatcaggtttaggagttctctggtggaatttttggggtcacttcaATATATTATCACATCATCTACAAagagtgatatcttgacttccttctttcaaatatgtatccctttgaccttcttttgttttctaaatgctctggctaggacttcaagtactatattgaataggtaggaagagaatgggcagtcttgtctagcccctaattttagtggggttgtttcaactttctccccatttagtttgatgttggctactcatttgctgtatattccttttactatgtttaggtatgggtcttaaattcctgatctttccaagacttttatcatgaaggggttttgGACCTTGTGgattgctttctcagcatctaatgaaatgatcgtatgtttttttttttttttttagtttgtttatatagtgaattatattgattgatttctgtatattgaaccatccctgcatccctgggatgaagtcttacttgatcattatggatgatcattttcgatgtgttcttggattcggtttgcaagaattgtattgagtatttttgtataaGAGACaatggtctgaagttttctttctttgttgggactttgtgtggtttaggtttcagagtaattgtggattcatagaatgagttgggtagaattccttctgtttctattttgtggagtagtttgaacAGTATgggtattaggtcttttttgaagatctgatagaattgtgtactaaacccatctgatgcTGGCActtttttggttgagagattattaatgactgtttctatatctttaggggatatgggactgtttagatcatttatctgatcctgatttaactttgttacctggtatctgtctagaaaagtgtccatttcatccagattttccagttatgttgagtataggcttttgtagtaggatctgatgatttttttagaTTCCCTTGAtatcttttgatttattttcctttttcatttctgattttcttaatttaggtactgtctctgtgccctatggttagtctggctaagggtttttatatcttgattttctcaaagaaccagatcctggtttggttgattatttgtatagttctttttgtttctacttggttgatttcagtcctgtgtttgattacttcctgttgtctactcctcgtaggtgtatttgcttctttttgtttcagagctttcaggtgttctgtcaagctgctagtgtatgctctctccaatttctttttggaggcactcagagctatgagttttcctcttagcacttctttcattgtgtcccatacgtttgagtatgttgtgtcttcatttttactgaattctaaaaagtctttagtctttaatttcttttttctttccttaacaaagttatcactgagtagagcattgttcagcttctgtgtgtatatggtctttttgttgttttacttgcTATTGACGACCAGCCTTAATTTGTTTTGATATGATAGGAGGCATGAGATTACTTCAATCTTCTTATTTCTGttatgactgattatatggtcaagtTTGGAGAATGTAACATGAGATACTGAgtagaaggtatattcttttgatttaggatgaaatgtttt harbors:
- the LOC110304089 gene encoding LOW QUALITY PROTEIN: probable proline--tRNA ligase, mitochondrial (The sequence of the model RefSeq protein was modified relative to this genomic sequence to represent the inferred CDS: substituted 2 bases at 2 genomic stop codons), which codes for MKGLLTRCRTLSALAACSLHHSRYIIHKYYHCAPGRGQHLVSSRMFQPQNLREDQVLSLKGRASHLTCKSQRLMLQVGLILPASPGCYHLIPYTIRALEKLVRVIDQEMQAIGGQKINMPSLSPAELWRATSRWALMGRELLRLRDRHSKEYCLGSTHEEAVTALVASQKKLSYKQLPLLLYQVTRKFRDEPRPRFGLLRGREFYMKDMYTFDSSSEAAQEAYGLVCDAYCRLFDRLGLXCMKARADVGSIGGTMSHEFQLPVDIGEDRLVVCPSCHFSANTEILDLSQKICPDCQGPLTETKGIEVGHTFYLGTKYSTIFNALFTNAHGESLLAEMGCXGLGVTGILAAAIEVLSKEDCIRWPHLLAPYQVCVIPPKKGSKETAATELVEQLYDDVIEAVPQLRGEVLLDDRTHLTIGKRLKDANKLGYPFVIIEGKRALEDPVHFEVWSQNTGEVVFLTKEGVMELLTGVHVV